A stretch of the bacterium genome encodes the following:
- a CDS encoding ankyrin repeat domain-containing protein: MTTTTIRYLICMTLTMMLCGCGQSSSTNPETIRLLLACGLEVNATDNLGATPLHYAVFRDYRETAAELLHGGADPNRRLSREAVVETFSGQIRPQETSVAEFTALMLAKSGEMKDLLRRYGARE; the protein is encoded by the coding sequence ATGACGACAACGACAATACGCTACCTTATCTGTATGACATTGACCATGATGCTTTGCGGTTGCGGACAGAGTTCTTCCACCAATCCGGAAACCATTCGTTTACTGCTGGCGTGCGGTCTGGAGGTGAACGCTACAGACAATCTTGGAGCGACGCCGCTGCACTATGCCGTCTTCAGAGACTACCGCGAAACCGCCGCCGAGTTGCTCCATGGAGGTGCCGATCCAAACCGTCGTCTCTCTCGCGAAGCCGTCGTCGAGACATTCTCAGGGCAAATTCGTCCACAAGAGACTTCCGTTGCCGAGTTTACAGCATTGATGCTCGCGAAGTCCGGGGAGATGAAGGATTTGCTGCGCCGGTACGGGGCCCGTGAGTAG